The Astatotilapia calliptera chromosome 19, fAstCal1.2, whole genome shotgun sequence DNA segment AGATTAAAGGGATTGTGtaacaattttcttttatttcaaacttaatatttaaaaaggaGATCAGATTCATGTGCACTTACTTGAAGTCAGCTGAGGTTTGAGTCTTCCCTTTAAATTATTTACTCTTGTTACTTTTGTCACTGAGGTCAAAGCACCATTGAATGGTTGAGAGGCCCCACTGCACCCTGATCTCTACATGCtgcgtgtatatatatgtgtgtatgtatactaGAGGTCACCGAGCCTGCTCAGTTCACACCCCAAACTCCGTCCCAGCACCGAAACCACACGACGGCACCATGTTTACGCGCGCTAGTGGATTAGCGTTCAGATGCTGCTTTAAAGATCCACGGGTTGTACatactgttctttttttgtcccCTACAACTAGTTTCCACCCAAAGAGCATGAATAAGTCATATCGGCGTCACTCTTCATCTGAAGAGGAGAAACAGTGTAAATCCCCCACCTGATGGATACTACTGATTACACACACTGCATGCTTTGACTGCGCACACACTCCACAAACTGTCAACTGTGTGAACATGTGTTAACGCCGGCCACACGGCAAGCGTATGGATGTGCCACGATGGAGTTTGACAATAAAACAATTCGTACCAGTAACTGCCAGAGTTGTGTGGTTAATCAGCTTcaaaacaataacagcagcaggcTGACAGCGCAGTGTTGATTGGACTCTACTCACATTTATTCACAATTGTGTCATTAGTTTCACATTCAGCCATATCAAAATAGGACCGTACAGTCTTCATAGAACCACACGTTACATTTTTAGCATCATAAAGGCATTTAGCAAATATCTCAACATGAATAATCAAAGACAAAAGACCTTTTTTTAATAGCAGTATAACATTAACTGTTTCATTTCTgtatgaaaatattttatagCTGAGAAATTAATGATTGTTTTCTCTTTACTCTTATTCATTGATCTCTGTACATTTGTGGtttgaaaatttagttttttaggATGAGAAGGAGGAAGATCACCCATTATGGTTACACTCCTAAGCTTtagtgaacataaaaacaaatgccaAGTTCAAAATGACTGGCTGTTGGGCCCGTTTTACTCACTCTGGTGGTGGCATTAATGAGCTTTAGTGCCAGGTTATTTGCAAGAAAAGCTGAACTGTAAGTAATAAGAAGAAATAATTTAATCGGTTAACATTATTCTGGATTATTTGTTTTGTCCGGTAACTTAAAATATCCTCTTTTCCCTTTAAGGAAAAGCGAGCTAGGATGGTTGTGTAGAAGCCAGTTTCCAGGCAGGGTTTCAGCACCTTGGACAGTTACAGGTCATCTTCAGCATCTTTTACTCATAGCATATAGTCCAAATATACTTCAGCAGAActataaatgtgttatttaagCACCCAGAGAAGAATCAATCAGAGGTTTGTGGTAGATTGATAGCTTTgtgggagagggaaaaaaaagacattttgagaTGTTATTTTATCAGATTTTAGTATCTACGAGCAGTTTTTGTGTCCAGGTGACCATTAAAATTAattcaatattttaaaataagtgCCCGGAGGTGTTACCAAGATGGCTACCGAGTGGCGAGACTTGCTTCTGAAAGGACTTCTTGATAAATaaactttttccccctcttttccAAACCACAGTTTTGCGCGCGACTCACGGCCGCACGGTCATCTGCAGCAGCATCACCTGCCGGTTCTCGGTGGGGTGAGACTTGTTGATGTGTCTCGTGAGTCCCGGGGAGCTGAAGAAAGTGGAGGGGCAGTGTTTGCACGTGAAGATCtgttgctgctcctgctgctgctggtggtcgCACTCCCCGCCACCGCTCTCCTCTCTGTGCGCGTGGAAAACGTCCCCTCTGCGTCCTCCTCCCAGAGTCTCCGCCATCAGCTCGTCCCTCATCGCGTGCCACAGCCGGTGCTTGTCCCTGATTTCGACCGACGGGAAGCGCGCGCCGCACAGGTGACAAAGGCACACCTGGCTCTGTCCGGAACTGGGCTCGCGCGCTTGGCCGTAAGATGCAGCGGGCGGAGACGCTCGCGATGTCATCTCGTGCGCGGCCAGGTGTTTCTTCAGGTAAGCCTGCCGCCGGAACTTCTTCCCACAATACCGGCACTCGTACACCTCCTCCGGTAACGACTGAACAAACGGCAGAGGCGGAAGCTGCTGCTGGGGCAGGTCCGCGCGCTCCTCTGGGTTCAGCACGAGGAGACTGGACGGCGGGCTGTCCGCGGCTCTCACCTGCGGCTGCAGGTCCAGGCAGCTCTCGGCCGGGTTCCGGTAACGCGAAGAGGAGTCGTAGCGGGGAGGCGCGAGGCCGTCGCCGTCCGGGCTGTCCCGGGACCGCgcgtggagcagcagcagagactgCTCGCGCCTCATGCGGGAGCTGTCCAGCGCCGCGTGGTGCTGATTGGTGTTCACGCGCAGCAGCTCGTTCTCCTTGCCCTCCAACTCCACCGGCGGCCTCTCGTGCTGAGCGAGCCCTCGTGCCTCTTTGAGCGAAAGGTTCTTGTTGGGGGTCGGGGTCTCACCTGCCGGGCTGCTCACCGGGCGCGGCTTGTGCCAGCGGCGGTGAGAGGCCAAGTTGGCCGGGCAGCTGAAGACTTTGTCGCACTCGGGGCACCGGTACTCCACACGCACTATGCGGGAGCACTTGTGCTGCGCAAGGGAGAAGGGGTCGGGGTACTCCTCTTTGCACAGCTGGCAGATGAACTCCCCCAGCGGCTGATTCCCGCCGGGGCCGGACGACTTCTCCCGGTGCCTCCGCAGCTCGGGGCTCTCCTTCTTGATGCGCAGACCCAGAACCGGGGAGGTCGTGACCTCGTCCTCGAAGTTCAGCTTCCGGTTCACTTTGGGTTTTTTCGTGGGGTTGCTGCACGCAGACTGTTTGCTGTGTCTGCTGCTGCTCGGCTCGAGGAACGAGCGTTTCCTCGCCACTTCCTGGCTCATCACGGTGAGATGCGGGAACAGGTGCACGTGGGGAGGGTCATACTTGTCACCGTGACCGTAGGACGGCGCGTGGTGGCGGCTGCTGCTCGCGAGGATCCTCTCGATGGAGGCGGACACCGAGGTCGGCGTGGAGCTGACCAGGAACGGCAGGTCCGGCAGGTCGGGTACTGGGGAGGACGGCAGACACCTGCCCGtgaacagcagctgtttttctccttcctcGCGCTGCTCAAGAAGTCTCGTGCCAACCGGTTTAACGGGGCTGCAGGAGTCTGTGAGTGGCGGAGGCGGCGGCGGGAAGAAGCAAGAGAAGTCACCGTCGGGGCTCAAAGCGTCCAACTCGCTCTCAGGTAACTGCGCGCGCCGGTCCGCCTCTGCCTCCAGAGCGGACTCCACGTGCGGGCTCCACGCCTCCCTGACACCAGCGGAGTCCTCGCGGGACACTGGGAACTCTCCGTCCTGCCGCTGAAACGGGAAAACACTGAGCACGTGGCTCTCTGCTCCGGTCGCTTCACAGCTGTACCCCCCGCCGCCGCCGTTCCGGTCACCCTccgggttgttgttgttgctccgTGACCGGTATGACGCCGAGCCTCGCCGGTGTCTCTTTACCAAGAATCCTCGAGGCATTGTGGCGATGACAGCGCGTGGCACAAGCACAGCGGAAAGGACAACAACTCTTGTCTCGAGCCCACTTTCAAGTAGAGCTTTGAAGTGgcggaaagagagagagagaggggggcgCGCGCAGGTATGATGAgtgaacgagagagagagaaagagagcagccTATCCGCgttaacatttttttccatccaGCCTCACGGACACCGATAGCTTTGACTGAATGCTGAAATTCAACATTAGACTAAAAATTATAAAAGCACAACAGCGAAGAAAAAATAGTGCCAGGCAGGGGCGTGTCCAGGTGGAGGTGGCACAGGGTGGCACCTGCCCCATGAGGTATGATTTTAagtactttaaatgttttttatgctAAAATTTCTGTAGCCTACTATAACTTAAGTAGAGTCCAAGTATGGTTAAATCCTAAAGTGTGTTTAACCTTCAGGTGTTGAATATATTTATCTGCGCTGCTTAGTTTTAATCATAAATGTTTCCTGCCACAAAATTTCCAGTAAAACGGTTTTGATTACTGATTTAAATTgtaggaattttttttaaaacagcagtaAACCAAATTACTCTAAACTGAAAGCTCTAATTGAAtcttattgttttgtttccataaacagtcacaaaataataaacaaatccaTCCACAATTAAAACAATCATTGGCTGCAGCTCTGTAGAAAGCAATCTCCTTATTAGTTTTTTATCCTCTGGAGTGGATAtatatgcatgtttttgttttaaaatatagggtttgatttttattgtaattCCCGTGTAACTGTTTCATAATTAGGTATCAGTAATTGGGATATTTTGAGTGGTTCTGCACAAATATTTGAAGTATTA contains these protein-coding regions:
- the insm2 gene encoding insulinoma-associated protein 2, with protein sequence MPRGFLVKRHRRGSASYRSRSNNNNPEGDRNGGGGGYSCEATGAESHVLSVFPFQRQDGEFPVSREDSAGVREAWSPHVESALEAEADRRAQLPESELDALSPDGDFSCFFPPPPPPLTDSCSPVKPVGTRLLEQREEGEKQLLFTGRCLPSSPVPDLPDLPFLVSSTPTSVSASIERILASSSRHHAPSYGHGDKYDPPHVHLFPHLTVMSQEVARKRSFLEPSSSRHSKQSACSNPTKKPKVNRKLNFEDEVTTSPVLGLRIKKESPELRRHREKSSGPGGNQPLGEFICQLCKEEYPDPFSLAQHKCSRIVRVEYRCPECDKVFSCPANLASHRRWHKPRPVSSPAGETPTPNKNLSLKEARGLAQHERPPVELEGKENELLRVNTNQHHAALDSSRMRREQSLLLLHARSRDSPDGDGLAPPRYDSSSRYRNPAESCLDLQPQVRAADSPPSSLLVLNPEERADLPQQQLPPLPFVQSLPEEVYECRYCGKKFRRQAYLKKHLAAHEMTSRASPPAASYGQAREPSSGQSQVCLCHLCGARFPSVEIRDKHRLWHAMRDELMAETLGGGRRGDVFHAHREESGGGECDHQQQQEQQQIFTCKHCPSTFFSSPGLTRHINKSHPTENRQVMLLQMTVRP